The following are encoded in a window of Paenibacillus polymyxa genomic DNA:
- the rlmB gene encoding 23S rRNA (guanosine(2251)-2'-O)-methyltransferase RlmB encodes MEEEWIAGKHSVTEALRSGRTINKIWIADNAQKHLTLPITAEAKKAGIIVLQVDKRKLDQMVPGIQHQGVVAQAAPFAYVEVEELLATARDKGEEPFLILLDEIEDPHNLGSILRTADCTGAHGVIVPKRRSAAVTVTVSKTSAGAVEYVPVARVNNLGQTIDRLKEEGVWVVGTDVTATDPVFGNGVFTGPVAIVIGNENKGMGRLIREKCDVLVKLPMAGQINSLNASVAAGVVMYEVLRGRQARG; translated from the coding sequence ATGGAAGAAGAATGGATTGCCGGTAAGCATTCGGTAACGGAGGCATTGCGTTCAGGCAGAACGATAAATAAAATATGGATTGCGGATAATGCACAAAAACATTTGACGCTGCCGATTACAGCTGAGGCCAAAAAAGCAGGAATTATTGTCTTGCAGGTGGACAAGCGTAAGCTGGATCAAATGGTTCCGGGCATTCAGCATCAGGGAGTGGTCGCGCAAGCTGCGCCCTTTGCCTATGTTGAAGTGGAAGAATTGCTCGCCACTGCTCGTGATAAGGGAGAAGAGCCGTTTTTAATTTTGCTGGATGAGATTGAAGATCCTCATAATTTGGGCTCCATCCTTCGTACAGCGGACTGTACTGGAGCACATGGTGTTATTGTGCCGAAAAGGCGCTCTGCAGCTGTAACTGTAACAGTGTCCAAAACATCGGCAGGTGCTGTGGAGTACGTCCCGGTGGCGCGTGTAAACAATCTGGGACAAACCATTGATCGTCTTAAAGAAGAAGGTGTATGGGTAGTTGGCACGGATGTTACAGCGACAGATCCTGTCTTTGGGAATGGAGTATTCACGGGGCCAGTAGCTATTGTCATTGGTAACGAAAATAAAGGAATGGGCCGTTTGATCCGTGAAAAATGCGATGTACTCGTCAAGCTGCCAATGGCGGGGCAAATTAATTCCCTTAATGCTTCTGTAGCTGCGGGTGTTGTCATGTACGAAGTATTGCGCGGACGACAGGCACGGGGCTAA
- a CDS encoding Mini-ribonuclease 3, producing MSDKPLNSGASAGTGNWFPYPASKPARLMPPIALAYIGDAVYEVAVRQYLLAQPNLRPNHLHRRATGLVSAKAQSRMLGLLEKVLTEEERDIVRQGRNAKSGSLPKNADVLEYRHATALEGLIGSLYCDGHLDRLRELITYGIAQMENTEKS from the coding sequence ATGAGTGATAAGCCACTGAACTCAGGAGCATCGGCAGGTACGGGGAACTGGTTCCCGTACCCTGCGTCCAAGCCAGCTCGTTTGATGCCTCCCATTGCACTAGCTTATATTGGTGATGCAGTGTATGAGGTAGCTGTCCGGCAATATTTGTTGGCACAGCCCAACCTGCGTCCAAATCATCTGCACCGCCGAGCCACAGGGCTAGTCTCTGCCAAGGCGCAGAGTCGTATGTTGGGGCTATTGGAAAAGGTACTGACGGAAGAAGAACGCGATATTGTCCGACAAGGAAGAAATGCTAAATCAGGAAGTTTGCCTAAAAATGCTGATGTGCTTGAGTATCGTCATGCCACTGCACTGGAAGGGTTAATTGGATCTCTTTATTGTGATGGACATTTGGACAGATTAAGAGAGTTGATTACGTACGGAATTGCACAGATGGAAAATACAGAAAAATCATAA
- the cysS gene encoding cysteine--tRNA ligase — MPLQIYNTMTRSREPFVPLEPGKVKMYVCGPTVYDYIHIGNARPVIVFDVVRSYLEYLGYDVNYVVNFTDVDDKLIRKARELDMEVSAVAEKFIAAYHEDLAGLNVPAASMNPRVTESMDLIIDFIKELVDKDYAYENDGDVFYRTKKFKDYGQLSGQNLEELQFGIRINVDERKENAEDFVLWKAAKPGEIYWSSPWGDGRPGWHIECSAMARHYLGDTLDIHGGGQDLQFPHHECECAQSEVITGKPLSRYWMHNGYIRIDNEKMSKSLGNGILVKDLRAHHKPEALRYFMLSTHYRNPLNYNQETMSQAENSVERIANAVANVKHRLANALEGNGGVSTELQTKLDGILQQFGEKMNDDFNTPDAITAVFDWVSEANHLLQRDVVHQAELQAVLHTFQSMNNVLRIYSEPSEELLDDEIEQLIAERVEARKTKNWGRADEIRDLLAAKGIVLEDTAQGMRWRRK, encoded by the coding sequence ATGCCGCTTCAAATTTATAATACAATGACGAGGAGTCGGGAGCCTTTTGTGCCACTGGAGCCTGGGAAGGTTAAAATGTATGTATGCGGACCTACCGTGTATGATTACATTCATATTGGCAATGCACGACCTGTAATTGTATTTGACGTGGTGCGCAGCTACCTGGAGTACTTGGGCTATGATGTAAACTATGTGGTGAATTTTACGGATGTCGATGATAAATTAATCCGCAAAGCTCGGGAACTTGATATGGAGGTTTCGGCAGTTGCTGAGAAATTTATTGCTGCCTACCATGAGGATCTGGCAGGATTGAATGTTCCTGCTGCCAGTATGAACCCTCGTGTAACAGAGAGCATGGACCTGATTATTGATTTTATTAAGGAATTGGTAGACAAGGACTATGCCTATGAGAATGATGGCGATGTGTTCTATCGAACCAAAAAGTTCAAAGATTACGGACAACTGTCAGGTCAAAATCTGGAAGAGCTTCAGTTCGGTATTCGCATCAATGTGGATGAGCGCAAGGAAAATGCTGAGGACTTTGTACTCTGGAAGGCAGCGAAACCGGGCGAAATTTATTGGTCGAGCCCTTGGGGAGATGGGCGACCAGGCTGGCATATCGAATGCTCTGCTATGGCTCGCCATTATTTGGGGGATACACTGGATATTCATGGGGGCGGACAGGATCTGCAATTTCCGCATCATGAATGTGAATGCGCACAATCCGAAGTGATCACGGGTAAGCCATTATCTCGCTACTGGATGCATAACGGCTATATTCGCATAGATAATGAAAAAATGTCGAAATCACTCGGTAATGGTATTTTGGTTAAAGATTTGCGCGCTCATCACAAGCCGGAGGCTTTACGTTATTTTATGTTGTCGACGCATTACCGGAATCCGTTGAACTACAACCAAGAGACTATGAGTCAGGCAGAGAACAGCGTCGAGCGGATCGCCAATGCAGTTGCCAATGTGAAGCATCGTTTAGCTAATGCGCTGGAAGGTAATGGGGGAGTATCGACGGAACTGCAAACGAAGCTCGACGGAATTTTGCAGCAGTTTGGCGAAAAAATGAATGATGATTTCAATACACCTGATGCGATTACTGCTGTATTTGATTGGGTTAGCGAAGCAAACCATTTGTTGCAGCGAGATGTCGTACATCAGGCGGAACTACAAGCTGTATTGCATACCTTTCAATCGATGAATAACGTTCTTCGCATTTATTCGGAACCGAGTGAAGAGTTGCTGGATGACGAAATTGAGCAGTTAATTGCAGAACGTGTCGAAGCTCGTAAGACCAAAAACTGGGGTAGAGCTGACGAAATTCGCGATCTGTTGGCTGCAAAAGGCATTGTGCTTGAAGATACAGCGCAGGGTATGCGGTGGCGGCGAAAATGA
- the cysE gene encoding serine O-acetyltransferase, with protein sequence MFRHFKSDIQTVLDNDPAARSKLEVIFTYSGVHALWAHRIAHWFYLRNWCTLARVISQVSRFMTGIEIHPGARIGDRLFIDHGMGVVIGETCEIGDDVILYQGVTLGGTGKEKGKRHPTIGNNVVIGSGAKILGSFTIGAQSNIGSNSVVLKEVPPNSTVVGIPGRVVRQDGRRPDRLSHQLPDPVVDSMRELQREIERLRAEMSDLKDGASAQKHQVTQENKLEK encoded by the coding sequence ATGTTCAGACATTTCAAATCCGACATTCAGACTGTTTTGGATAATGATCCGGCCGCCCGGAGTAAGCTGGAGGTCATTTTTACGTATTCCGGCGTTCATGCCCTTTGGGCACATCGAATCGCACATTGGTTTTATTTGCGAAACTGGTGTACTCTAGCCCGTGTTATATCCCAGGTATCAAGGTTTATGACAGGCATTGAAATTCATCCTGGCGCTCGTATCGGAGATCGGCTGTTCATTGATCATGGCATGGGAGTTGTCATCGGTGAAACCTGTGAGATTGGCGACGATGTCATATTGTATCAGGGGGTCACACTCGGTGGGACTGGGAAAGAGAAAGGGAAGCGCCATCCGACCATTGGGAATAATGTTGTTATCGGCTCCGGTGCAAAGATATTAGGTTCTTTCACGATTGGGGCACAATCCAACATTGGCTCTAACTCGGTTGTGCTCAAAGAAGTTCCACCAAACAGTACGGTGGTGGGCATCCCGGGGCGAGTTGTCAGACAGGATGGTAGGCGTCCAGACCGACTTAGTCATCAATTGCCTGATCCGGTTGTGGACTCTATGCGAGAACTTCAACGGGAAATAGAACGTTTGCGTGCAGAAATGTCTGATTTGAAGGATGGGGCATCTGCTCAGAAACATCAGGTGACCCAAGAGAATAAATTAGAAAAATGA